The Planctomycetia bacterium genome window below encodes:
- a CDS encoding PQQ-dependent sugar dehydrogenase: MTIAGESSLLIQCKGKNHCEILCLLQKKIIGSIPLGNVTSLTYDHFGRLYGVDQSKNCIVVQTHPGNRVQSLPQKNIVAVAYDPARNCLQAIDAKTNKVISIPTGDPARPVDESPLPFTVAPAFPNIEWAGWEPVNDKGVPVPLRPIVLTHANDQSGRTFVATQHGVIHVFPNKPDVKKTKIFLDIQDRVTYKDTQNEEGFLGMAFHPKYKQNGEFFVYYTKKPGLLSVVSRFKVSKDDPDKADPKSEEVLFTLKQPMWNHNGGTVCFGHDGFLYIGMGDGGGANDMFKNSRKMNTFHSKILRIDVDSKSDGKPYGIPADNPFVGKDGVLPEIYCYGIRNVWRLAFDRKTGQGWFGEVGQNLYEEINLLYKGADYGWNPRESFHPFGAASQAANNKMIEPIWEYHHDVGKSITGGNVYRGKAYPELDGMYLYADYVSARIWALKYDFDQKRVVANREIKHRSLPIMSFGEDEDGETYLLTFSANGQGIDKIVRKK; this comes from the coding sequence ATGACCATCGCAGGAGAATCGTCACTTTTGATTCAATGCAAAGGCAAGAATCACTGTGAAATTCTTTGTCTACTGCAAAAGAAAATCATCGGCTCGATTCCGTTAGGGAACGTGACTTCATTGACTTACGATCACTTCGGGAGACTTTATGGCGTCGATCAATCGAAAAACTGCATTGTTGTACAAACTCATCCAGGCAATCGTGTTCAGAGCCTACCCCAAAAAAACATCGTTGCCGTTGCCTATGATCCAGCCAGAAATTGCTTGCAGGCCATTGATGCCAAAACGAACAAGGTCATCTCGATTCCAACAGGCGACCCTGCTCGACCCGTCGATGAGTCTCCTCTGCCCTTCACAGTTGCTCCGGCGTTTCCCAACATCGAATGGGCAGGCTGGGAACCGGTCAATGACAAAGGCGTACCCGTCCCTCTACGGCCTATTGTCCTGACCCATGCCAATGATCAATCAGGCAGAACTTTTGTCGCCACGCAACATGGCGTGATACACGTTTTCCCCAATAAGCCTGACGTAAAGAAGACCAAGATCTTCCTCGACATCCAGGACCGGGTGACTTACAAGGACACTCAAAACGAAGAAGGCTTCCTCGGCATGGCATTTCATCCCAAGTACAAGCAGAACGGCGAGTTCTTTGTCTACTACACCAAGAAGCCTGGGCTGTTATCTGTCGTTTCACGCTTCAAAGTAAGCAAGGATGACCCTGACAAGGCTGATCCCAAAAGCGAAGAGGTGCTCTTCACCCTGAAGCAACCCATGTGGAACCACAACGGCGGCACGGTCTGTTTTGGCCACGATGGTTTCCTTTACATCGGCATGGGCGATGGTGGTGGCGCTAACGACATGTTCAAGAACAGCCGGAAGATGAACACGTTCCACAGCAAGATTCTTCGCATCGACGTCGATTCGAAATCGGATGGCAAGCCGTACGGCATTCCTGCTGATAATCCCTTTGTTGGCAAGGACGGTGTGTTGCCTGAAATCTACTGTTACGGCATCCGCAATGTCTGGCGACTGGCTTTTGACCGCAAAACAGGACAAGGGTGGTTCGGAGAAGTGGGACAGAATCTCTACGAGGAAATCAATCTGCTCTACAAAGGTGCCGACTATGGCTGGAACCCACGTGAATCATTCCATCCCTTCGGCGCTGCATCACAGGCAGCCAACAACAAGATGATTGAACCAATTTGGGAATATCATCACGATGTGGGCAAATCCATCACGGGTGGAAATGTCTACCGAGGCAAAGCCTACCCTGAACTCGATGGCATGTACCTGTATGCCGATTACGTTTCAGCCCGCATCTGGGCTCTCAAGTACGATTTCGACCAGAAGCGTGTGGTAGCCAACCGTGAAATCAAGCACCGCAGCCTGCCCATCA
- a CDS encoding DUF4185 domain-containing protein, with protein MHTLLFLLLLFTATQAGKPLPELDQLFQQQSGWIGGDGFYSVRLSPHKIAWLFSDTWIGKVENKKRTDATIINNTVVIEDCSSGKPVMSFWYQNREGKPEALFKPARNSRDWYWLQSATMTGSQLAVFMARIEKTDDKSVFGFKQNGQWLAMVSNPQESPQKWKYEQCEVPHSKFEKDRSVCWGGANCQVGDDLYVYGFVEQRKLKLLTRSLVVARVPVQSVNDFKQWRFYGAGDWHSDPEKASLMAGGMSPEFSVSRLGSEYVLIYTENGLSERILMRKSANPWGALV; from the coding sequence ATGCATACACTGCTTTTCTTATTGCTCTTATTCACCGCCACTCAGGCCGGTAAACCATTGCCTGAGTTGGATCAGTTGTTTCAGCAACAGTCAGGCTGGATTGGTGGCGATGGATTTTATTCAGTCAGGTTGTCGCCTCATAAAATTGCCTGGCTGTTCAGTGATACTTGGATCGGTAAAGTCGAAAACAAAAAACGTACGGATGCAACCATTATAAACAACACGGTTGTCATCGAAGATTGTTCCAGCGGCAAACCAGTGATGAGTTTCTGGTATCAAAATCGCGAAGGCAAGCCGGAAGCGTTGTTCAAGCCTGCCAGAAACTCCAGGGATTGGTACTGGTTGCAATCCGCAACCATGACTGGCAGTCAGCTTGCTGTGTTCATGGCAAGGATCGAAAAGACAGACGACAAAAGCGTCTTCGGGTTCAAGCAGAATGGGCAATGGCTGGCGATGGTGAGTAACCCACAGGAATCTCCACAGAAATGGAAGTATGAGCAATGCGAAGTGCCTCATTCCAAGTTTGAGAAGGATCGTTCTGTCTGCTGGGGTGGCGCAAATTGCCAGGTGGGCGATGATCTTTACGTCTACGGCTTTGTTGAACAGCGCAAGCTGAAGTTGTTAACTAGATCGCTGGTGGTCGCCCGAGTACCTGTCCAATCTGTGAACGACTTCAAGCAGTGGCGGTTCTATGGTGCCGGTGATTGGCATTCTGATCCAGAAAAGGCTTCACTCATGGCAGGTGGAATGTCTCCAGAATTTTCGGTAAGTCGTCTGGGAAGTGAGTATGTGTTGATTTACACGGAGAATGGTTTGTCCGAGCGCATTCTGATGAGGAAGTCTGCCAACCCGTGGGGGGCCTTGGTCTGA
- a CDS encoding VWA domain-containing protein encodes MISVRRQLFLGAVLAATTATASTALLGDQGGRPASTLAAFPQNLSKLSERFVQAKFLESGVHTYQTASGEKYFALKLQPELAAHTAPVKTDVLFLVDSTASQAGIPWHTAKALTKQLSEKFGSEDRVAIASVAAKVSQHTGWVSAKDAKVEGALKALNDVTPMGVADLKTAIQTAQNLFDGSHDRRKLVVYIGDGVSALNPLQASDRANLSSNLLGKEIQFFVIPVGFKPDVLDMSGIASATGGAVLRLANQEKPEATTSRFFKSMTAPVMRNVEVQLPAEVTLALPGKLPPLRADQPTLVVGEYQNKLNQFAVTCKGQVNGQAVSVTQNEKVLTSTADCFFLPSMVRQWKLDQNAPALVRADLALVFASSQSAFAKEDLLTQAAFAVKGNQLDLASQLYSEAAKLDPQDADAQAGIRLVSTLQKNPANNAKLFAKQQGSGNKQEDDLLKRTQQAADVEAQRVKLSVEETLKQARKDLASNPVDALNRLRLLEQEVRTDANISEDLKKQIRSQLEGEIRLAQVKSERFEAEAAEKEALLAAAKAREAIARIREATEERLRTSMAQFDALMAKARYEEAVIKADEARRYAASLSHPRYTEVAVAAREQSDSAYQQSQWDRIIAIKRDNFLATMLTIDESSIPTPDEPPLYYPQPDSFFFRGRRQRTWLELSDYRISRWTDPYYGMPVAKEASRLQETLYKPTNRFEKYFDQEFPLTEYIDFIKTAFDITLVINTNAFRDLEPNIKQSDIRDIKVTIPRMKGVSLATILTYLLADLKKGDLALTATYIIRGDYIEITTQERALSERIVRVTDVGALVMPPVTMTIAFGGGGMGGGGMGGGMGGGGMGGMGGGMGGMGGMGGMGGMGGMGGMGGMGGMGGMGGGMGGMGGFGGGGMGGMGGGMGGMGGGMGGMGGMGGGMGGGMGGGMGGMMGGGAFVNFASQGTRFIQSFMLQNLIRVVITDADWDDETAQAGGGLGGGGGLGGMGGGGLGGMGGGGLGGMGGGGMGGMGGGGMGGMGGAPLKGNPDKDQMFYYDQSLAMVFRAPSKRTTRLPSPYKRIEKEGGPAGPGAGGGPPGGGLGMRERNGGNLGDALANKDNKNQSTMVASKPSSPDVNPGSFWDNTIQKSGTENSLTIAAVDFLVQNGKAEHAAALLKAALKHSVAPRPWMYDALALTLEMSNGNPEEIEQALLSGADLKPGKVDGLLQAAKAMAKHSKWQKAVEYCRKSADLNPQNPQPYLEALSYAQSAKDVAGMTWAAGALLSQDWPTDAVDLHGKARQAAEKLATALSQDGRSTEASKMLQSFETKAQRDLVVKLTYQGEAELELEATDPTGSTCSTVSSQSIGGGTLAIDKASGARAKKYSVAEAFAGKYAFTVRRVWGRTVGGKATLEIIQNQGTADERVERTTLTLDDETTLSFDLKQGRRHNPAHLASPDTFRQLAQERRLNQAAANNTQLDTLASPVILGGEGKVQAVQGVKALTAKATEMEKLALLGQTEVDLPAQGGVGLATSIRSTADGKNVSLKVQPVFVKQQVESAKLPVIPGSGS; translated from the coding sequence ATGATCTCTGTCCGTCGTCAGCTTTTCTTAGGCGCAGTCCTGGCTGCTACCACTGCAACTGCTTCTACAGCACTCCTCGGCGATCAAGGCGGTCGTCCCGCGAGCACGTTGGCTGCATTCCCACAAAACCTGAGCAAGCTCAGTGAACGTTTTGTGCAGGCCAAATTCCTGGAGTCAGGAGTTCATACCTATCAGACTGCATCAGGCGAAAAATACTTCGCCTTGAAGCTGCAGCCTGAACTTGCTGCACACACAGCACCGGTGAAGACCGATGTGCTCTTCCTGGTCGACTCCACTGCCAGCCAGGCTGGCATTCCCTGGCACACTGCCAAGGCACTCACCAAACAACTGAGTGAGAAATTCGGCAGCGAAGATCGCGTAGCCATCGCCTCCGTTGCTGCCAAGGTTTCACAACATACTGGGTGGGTATCAGCCAAAGACGCCAAGGTAGAAGGCGCATTGAAGGCATTAAACGATGTTACCCCGATGGGCGTTGCTGATCTGAAGACAGCCATCCAGACCGCACAGAACCTGTTTGATGGTTCCCATGATCGCCGGAAATTGGTGGTCTACATTGGTGATGGCGTTAGTGCACTGAATCCGCTGCAGGCTAGCGATCGCGCCAACCTGTCCAGCAACCTGCTCGGCAAGGAAATTCAATTCTTTGTCATTCCAGTTGGCTTCAAGCCTGATGTTCTAGATATGAGCGGCATCGCATCAGCTACTGGTGGCGCTGTGCTTCGTCTGGCCAATCAGGAAAAGCCTGAAGCAACTACATCCCGCTTCTTCAAGAGCATGACTGCACCTGTCATGCGTAATGTTGAAGTTCAACTGCCTGCGGAAGTCACTCTGGCTTTGCCTGGCAAATTGCCACCGCTGCGTGCCGATCAGCCAACGCTGGTAGTTGGTGAATATCAGAATAAGCTGAATCAGTTTGCAGTCACTTGCAAAGGCCAGGTCAACGGACAGGCTGTCAGCGTTACTCAGAACGAAAAAGTATTGACCAGCACTGCTGATTGCTTCTTCCTGCCGAGCATGGTACGCCAGTGGAAACTGGACCAGAATGCTCCAGCACTGGTACGTGCTGACCTTGCACTGGTATTTGCCAGTTCACAATCTGCATTCGCCAAGGAAGATTTACTCACCCAGGCTGCATTTGCTGTGAAAGGCAATCAGCTTGATCTGGCTTCTCAGTTGTACTCGGAAGCTGCCAAGCTTGATCCACAGGATGCTGACGCGCAGGCTGGTATCCGCCTGGTTTCGACCTTGCAGAAGAATCCTGCTAACAATGCCAAACTGTTCGCCAAGCAGCAAGGCAGTGGCAACAAACAGGAAGACGATCTGCTCAAACGAACTCAGCAGGCTGCTGATGTTGAAGCACAGCGTGTCAAGTTGAGTGTTGAAGAAACACTCAAGCAGGCTCGGAAAGACCTGGCAAGCAATCCTGTTGATGCACTCAATCGCCTGCGCTTGCTCGAACAGGAAGTGCGAACCGATGCCAATATCAGCGAAGATCTGAAAAAACAGATACGTTCACAATTGGAAGGTGAAATCCGACTGGCACAAGTCAAGTCAGAACGATTTGAAGCTGAAGCTGCTGAAAAAGAAGCTCTTCTGGCAGCTGCCAAGGCACGCGAAGCCATTGCCCGCATTCGCGAAGCAACTGAAGAACGCCTGCGTACCAGCATGGCACAGTTCGATGCGTTAATGGCCAAAGCCCGTTATGAAGAAGCAGTCATCAAGGCTGATGAAGCTCGACGTTATGCAGCCAGCCTGTCACATCCACGCTACACCGAAGTGGCAGTTGCTGCACGGGAACAATCCGACAGCGCCTATCAGCAATCGCAGTGGGATCGCATTATCGCCATCAAACGCGATAACTTCCTGGCAACGATGTTGACGATTGATGAATCGTCCATCCCGACACCAGATGAACCACCGTTGTATTATCCACAACCTGATTCGTTCTTCTTCCGTGGTCGCAGACAGCGAACCTGGCTGGAGTTGAGCGATTATCGAATCTCACGCTGGACCGATCCCTATTATGGGATGCCCGTAGCCAAGGAAGCCAGCCGTCTCCAGGAAACGCTGTACAAACCAACGAATCGATTTGAAAAGTACTTCGATCAGGAATTCCCACTCACTGAGTACATTGATTTCATCAAGACTGCATTCGATATCACATTGGTTATCAACACGAATGCTTTCCGTGATCTTGAGCCAAATATCAAGCAATCAGATATTCGTGATATCAAAGTGACGATTCCGCGCATGAAGGGAGTGTCACTGGCAACCATCCTTACCTACCTGTTAGCAGATCTGAAAAAAGGTGATCTGGCTCTGACTGCAACCTACATCATTCGTGGTGATTACATTGAAATCACGACGCAGGAACGAGCTCTCAGTGAACGCATCGTACGTGTTACGGATGTTGGCGCTCTCGTAATGCCTCCAGTAACCATGACCATCGCCTTCGGTGGTGGTGGCATGGGGGGTGGTGGTATGGGTGGTGGTATGGGTGGTGGTGGTATGGGTGGCATGGGCGGTGGCATGGGTGGAATGGGTGGCATGGGCGGAATGGGTGGTATGGGTGGAATGGGTGGCATGGGCGGAATGGGTGGTATGGGCGGAATGGGTGGTGGTATGGGTGGTATGGGAGGTTTTGGTGGTGGTGGAATGGGTGGAATGGGTGGTGGTATGGGCGGTATGGGTGGTGGTATGGGAGGAATGGGCGGTATGGGTGGCGGTATGGGTGGGGGTATGGGCGGTGGTATGGGTGGCATGATGGGAGGCGGTGCCTTCGTCAACTTTGCCAGTCAGGGTACACGTTTCATTCAATCATTCATGCTGCAAAACCTTATCCGCGTCGTCATTACTGATGCTGATTGGGACGATGAAACCGCACAAGCGGGTGGCGGTTTAGGTGGTGGTGGCGGACTTGGTGGTATGGGTGGCGGCGGCCTTGGGGGTATGGGAGGCGGTGGGCTTGGTGGTATGGGCGGCGGCGGTATGGGTGGAATGGGCGGTGGCGGTATGGGTGGCATGGGTGGTGCTCCTCTTAAGGGCAACCCCGATAAAGATCAGATGTTCTACTATGATCAATCGCTTGCCATGGTCTTCCGTGCACCTTCCAAGCGCACGACCAGACTCCCTTCGCCATACAAACGCATTGAAAAAGAAGGTGGTCCTGCAGGCCCTGGTGCTGGCGGTGGCCCTCCAGGTGGCGGTTTGGGTATGCGTGAACGCAACGGTGGAAACCTTGGCGACGCGCTGGCCAACAAGGATAACAAGAATCAATCAACAATGGTTGCTTCGAAACCATCATCACCAGATGTCAATCCAGGCAGCTTCTGGGATAATACCATTCAGAAGAGTGGCACTGAAAATAGTCTGACGATAGCTGCTGTCGATTTCCTGGTTCAGAATGGCAAAGCGGAACATGCTGCTGCATTACTCAAGGCAGCACTGAAGCACTCAGTGGCACCTCGCCCCTGGATGTACGATGCTCTCGCATTAACTCTGGAAATGTCGAATGGCAATCCAGAAGAAATCGAGCAGGCCCTTTTGTCCGGTGCTGATCTGAAGCCAGGCAAGGTTGATGGCCTGCTTCAGGCTGCCAAAGCCATGGCTAAGCACAGTAAGTGGCAGAAAGCAGTTGAGTATTGCCGCAAGAGTGCAGATCTGAATCCTCAGAACCCACAACCATATCTGGAAGCATTGAGCTATGCTCAATCCGCCAAGGATGTGGCTGGCATGACTTGGGCTGCTGGCGCTCTCCTGTCACAGGATTGGCCAACGGACGCAGTCGATCTGCATGGCAAGGCTCGCCAGGCTGCAGAAAAGCTGGCTACTGCACTGTCTCAGGACGGTCGCAGCACGGAAGCCAGCAAAATGCTACAGTCGTTTGAAACCAAGGCTCAGCGTGATCTGGTTGTGAAACTCACTTATCAGGGCGAAGCAGAACTGGAACTGGAAGCAACCGATCCAACCGGTTCAACCTGCTCCACAGTGTCCAGCCAGTCCATTGGTGGTGGCACACTGGCTATCGATAAGGCCAGCGGTGCTCGTGCCAAGAAGTACAGCGTTGCAGAAGCCTTCGCTGGCAAGTACGCCTTCACCGTTCGCCGCGTCTGGGGACGTACTGTTGGTGGCAAGGCAACTCTGGAAATCATCCAGAACCAGGGCACAGCTGACGAGCGTGTTGAACGCACGACGCTGACACTCGACGATGAAACCACTTTGAGCTTCGATCTCAAGCAGGGTCGCCGTCATAACCCAGCCCATCTGGCATCACCAGATACCTTCCGTCAACTGGCTCAGGAGAGACGCTTGAACCAGGCTGCAGCCAACAACACCCAACTGGATACACTGGCATCGCCAGTCATCCTCGGTGGTGAAGGCAAGGTGCAAGCAGTTCAAGGTGTCAAGGCGCTGACTGCCAAGGCAACCGAAATGGAAAAGTTGGCTCTGCTTGGGCAAACCGAAGTCGATCTGCCTGCACAGGGCGGCGTGGGCCTGGCTACCAGCATCCGCTCCACGGCTGATGGCAAGAACGTCAGCTTGAAAGTGCAGCCGGTCTTCGTCAAGCAGCAGGTTGAATCAGCCAAGCTGCCTGTCATCCCCGGCAGCGGTTCATAA
- a CDS encoding PilZ domain-containing protein: MTTSDANRRSSIRKRPRGWLLAECRKRGTMGPNIAEVVWDVSQTGLCMVTNAELKVGQDLEVQITSTSLTQKLKTNGTVVWVDQLDSTKYSIGVRFEQMLPYQQICQLTI, from the coding sequence ATGACGACATCAGATGCCAACCGGCGCAGTTCTATTCGCAAGCGGCCTCGCGGCTGGCTCTTGGCTGAATGCCGCAAGCGTGGCACCATGGGGCCGAACATTGCTGAAGTTGTCTGGGATGTATCACAGACCGGTCTCTGCATGGTAACCAATGCCGAATTGAAAGTCGGGCAGGATCTCGAAGTGCAGATCACCAGTACCAGTCTCACGCAAAAACTCAAGACCAACGGTACAGTGGTCTGGGTTGATCAGCTCGACAGCACCAAGTATTCGATTGGTGTTCGTTTTGAACAGATGTTGCCCTACCAACAGATCTGCCAGTTGACGATTTAA
- a CDS encoding Dabb family protein produces MIGHMVYFTLKERTLSARQKLVSACQKYLKGHEGTVYFAAGTVAEEFSREVNDREWDVALHLVFRDKAAHDVYQDHPRHALFINENKDTWLKVRVFDSFIE; encoded by the coding sequence ATGATCGGCCACATGGTCTATTTCACTTTGAAAGAACGTACTCTATCAGCCAGGCAGAAACTGGTATCGGCATGCCAGAAATACCTGAAGGGTCATGAAGGCACGGTTTATTTTGCAGCGGGAACCGTGGCAGAAGAATTCAGCCGCGAGGTCAATGATCGTGAATGGGATGTGGCACTGCACCTGGTGTTCAGGGATAAGGCAGCTCATGATGTGTACCAGGATCATCCCAGGCACGCTCTGTTCATCAATGAAAACAAGGATACCTGGCTGAAAGTGCGCGTGTTCGATTCCTTCATCGAGTAG
- a CDS encoding YjbQ family protein, whose product MKSHTQYLTLNLPTKMGFINITPDIQQAIDASGVREGLVLVNSMHITSSVFINDDERGLHHDFGKWLEKLAPFNPDPNHYHHNRTGEDNADAHMKRQIMGREVVVAITKGKLDFGPWEQIFYGEFDGHRAKRVLIKIIGD is encoded by the coding sequence ATGAAATCACATACGCAATATCTGACGCTGAACCTGCCCACGAAAATGGGCTTCATCAATATCACACCGGATATACAGCAAGCAATCGATGCCAGTGGTGTGCGTGAAGGGCTGGTGCTGGTGAATTCCATGCACATCACCAGCAGCGTGTTCATCAATGATGATGAACGCGGACTGCACCACGACTTTGGCAAGTGGCTTGAGAAACTGGCGCCGTTCAATCCTGATCCGAATCATTACCACCACAATCGCACCGGCGAAGACAATGCTGATGCCCACATGAAGCGCCAGATCATGGGCCGGGAAGTAGTGGTGGCGATCACGAAAGGCAAACTTGATTTCGGCCCATGGGAGCAGATATTTTACGGCGAGTTCGATGGGCATCGGGCTAAGCGTGTTCTGATAAAAATTATCGGTGACTAA
- the rny gene encoding ribonuclease Y has translation MYELAIAGVALLLGLAGGFGIRQWADRLRKAGFQKDVDAMLEQARRDAEVIIAQGKTNAKEIEQQAKDGLFQKREEFNKELQGIRNELKDQERRIEKREESLDQQQQALLKKEKIVDKIKKEATERREQLDRKLTDLQKAEKEQTDKLLEISGMSREEAGSQVLARVEQELAQEIGKRIQKHEEQLKSKVETRAREIIATSVQRYAAAHTADTTVSTVDIPSDEMKGRIIGREGRNIRTFEKATGVDVIVDDTPGVVVVSAFDNVRRETAKLAMQKLIADGRIHPTRIEEIVNETKMEMEKSIMEVGYRAVQDANVGPVHDKLVELLGRLKFRTSYSQNVLLHSMEVTHIAGLIAEELGYDGKLARRCGLLHDIGKAADHEMEGGHPQIGAELAKRYGETNPHVLHAIVGHHDDITIDHVYTVIVAAADAISASRPGARRDTLEKYVKRLEELESIATSFHGIDQAFAIQAGREVRVIANSEKISDQEAQKACRDIAKAIEEKMNYPGEIKVSVIRETRFVDYAR, from the coding sequence ATGTACGAACTAGCCATAGCTGGCGTTGCCCTCCTGCTCGGCCTGGCCGGCGGGTTTGGCATCCGACAGTGGGCCGATCGTTTACGCAAGGCAGGCTTCCAGAAGGATGTCGATGCCATGCTCGAACAGGCTCGACGCGATGCTGAAGTGATTATTGCCCAGGGGAAAACCAACGCCAAGGAAATTGAACAACAGGCCAAGGATGGATTATTTCAGAAACGGGAAGAATTCAACAAGGAACTGCAGGGAATTCGCAATGAACTGAAAGACCAGGAACGCCGCATTGAAAAACGGGAAGAATCTCTTGATCAGCAGCAGCAGGCCCTGCTCAAGAAAGAGAAGATAGTTGACAAGATCAAGAAGGAAGCGACAGAGCGCCGGGAGCAACTGGATCGTAAACTAACCGATCTGCAGAAAGCGGAGAAAGAACAAACCGACAAGCTGCTCGAAATCAGCGGCATGTCGCGAGAAGAGGCAGGCTCTCAAGTATTAGCCCGTGTGGAACAGGAACTTGCCCAGGAAATCGGCAAACGCATCCAGAAGCACGAAGAACAGCTCAAATCGAAAGTGGAAACGCGGGCACGCGAGATCATTGCCACTTCCGTGCAGCGTTATGCTGCTGCCCACACTGCTGATACGACCGTCAGTACCGTGGATATCCCCAGCGATGAAATGAAAGGCCGTATCATCGGTCGTGAAGGTCGCAATATCCGTACCTTCGAGAAAGCTACCGGAGTTGATGTCATTGTCGATGATACGCCGGGTGTCGTGGTGGTATCTGCGTTTGATAATGTCCGTCGCGAAACTGCCAAGCTGGCGATGCAAAAGCTGATTGCTGATGGACGCATCCACCCCACACGCATCGAAGAGATCGTCAACGAAACCAAGATGGAGATGGAAAAGTCCATCATGGAAGTAGGTTATCGTGCTGTGCAGGATGCCAATGTCGGCCCTGTGCACGATAAGCTGGTGGAACTACTGGGCAGATTAAAATTCCGCACCAGTTACAGCCAGAATGTTTTGTTGCACAGCATGGAAGTAACCCATATTGCGGGGTTAATAGCAGAAGAACTGGGTTACGATGGCAAACTGGCCCGGCGCTGCGGTCTGCTTCATGACATCGGCAAGGCTGCAGACCATGAAATGGAAGGCGGGCATCCCCAGATTGGTGCCGAACTTGCCAAGCGGTATGGCGAAACCAATCCGCATGTGCTGCATGCCATTGTTGGGCACCACGACGATATCACCATCGATCATGTGTATACCGTTATCGTGGCTGCTGCTGATGCCATCAGTGCTTCGCGTCCCGGCGCTCGACGCGATACGCTGGAAAAGTATGTCAAGCGACTGGAAGAACTCGAATCGATTGCCACCAGTTTCCATGGCATCGATCAAGCCTTTGCCATTCAGGCCGGTCGCGAAGTGCGGGTGATTGCCAATTCTGAAAAGATCAGCGATCAGGAAGCACAGAAAGCGTGTCGCGATATCGCCAAGGCTATTGAAGAAAAGATGAACTATCCGGGTGAAATCAAGGTTTCCGTTATTCGTGAAACTCGCTTCGTGGATTATGCACGATAG
- a CDS encoding ATP-dependent Clp protease proteolytic subunit — protein MVPIIGDEFIPSQIQLPPSIQRYRDYARQRQMSLGDLLLENRIIFLAGVINDISAIEIVMKMLYLQYENRTQEIHFYISSPGGMVTSTFAIYDTMQFLECPVATYCIGMAASGGAILLAGGSKGKRYCLPHSKVMVHQPHGGIGGQVSDIEIQAREIEADRHKLNVLLSKHTGQPIEIIARETERDRYFGAQEAKEFGLVDDILTKPPVELPKTAS, from the coding sequence ATGGTACCAATCATTGGTGATGAGTTTATTCCTTCGCAGATTCAGCTGCCTCCCAGCATTCAACGGTATCGCGATTATGCCAGGCAGCGACAGATGTCGCTTGGCGATCTGCTGCTGGAAAACAGGATCATTTTCCTCGCTGGCGTCATCAATGACATTTCCGCCATTGAAATCGTCATGAAAATGCTCTACCTGCAGTACGAAAATCGCACGCAGGAAATTCATTTCTACATCAGCAGCCCTGGTGGTATGGTAACCAGCACTTTCGCGATTTACGATACGATGCAATTCCTCGAATGCCCGGTAGCAACATATTGCATCGGCATGGCTGCCAGTGGTGGAGCTATCCTCCTGGCTGGTGGCAGCAAGGGGAAACGTTATTGCCTGCCCCATTCCAAGGTCATGGTGCATCAGCCTCATGGCGGCATTGGTGGCCAGGTGTCCGACATTGAAATCCAGGCTCGTGAAATCGAGGCTGACCGTCACAAGCTGAACGTGTTGCTGAGCAAGCACACGGGCCAGCCCATTGAAATCATTGCCCGAGAGACGGAACGAGATCGTTACTTTGGCGCCCAGGAAGCCAAGGAATTTGGCCTGGTGGATGACATTCTGACCAAACCACCGGTCGAACTGCCTAAGACCGCATCATAA
- a CDS encoding ATP-dependent Clp protease proteolytic subunit: MPLVPIVVEKSGREERAMDIYSRLLKDRIIFLQGQVDDHMANIIVAQMLFLQFDDPKNDIHIYINSPGGSVTAGLAIYDTMQFVSCPVATYCMGQAASMGAVLLAAGNKGKRFCLPNARVMIHQPMAGSEGTATELLLHTKEFLRLKKRLNEILFKHTGHPLDQIERDTDRDKFMSAQEAMEYGLVDKVLERIPMPVMKAASESKD, from the coding sequence ATGCCGCTAGTACCCATAGTTGTTGAGAAAAGTGGACGCGAAGAACGGGCGATGGATATTTACTCCCGCCTGCTCAAGGATCGTATTATCTTTCTGCAGGGCCAGGTGGATGATCACATGGCTAATATCATTGTGGCCCAGATGCTGTTCCTGCAATTTGATGATCCCAAGAATGACATTCATATCTACATCAACAGCCCCGGCGGATCGGTTACCGCTGGACTGGCGATTTACGATACGATGCAGTTTGTCAGTTGCCCGGTAGCAACGTACTGCATGGGCCAGGCAGCAAGTATGGGGGCTGTGCTATTGGCTGCGGGAAACAAAGGCAAACGGTTCTGTCTTCCCAATGCCCGGGTGATGATTCATCAGCCAATGGCAGGCAGCGAGGGCACCGCCACAGAACTGTTGCTGCACACTAAGGAATTCCTGCGTCTCAAAAAGAGATTGAACGAAATTCTTTTCAAGCACACTGGTCATCCTCTGGATCAGATCGAAAGAGATACTGATCGTGACAAGTTCATGTCAGCACAGGAGGCCATGGAATATGGCTTGGTGGACAAAGTTCTAGAACGCATTCCCATGCCCGTGATGAAAGCTGCTTCGGAATCAAAGGATTAA